Proteins co-encoded in one bacterium genomic window:
- a CDS encoding flavin reductase, with translation MVETSPFDSIFELMQSGVYVVTADDGEKRGGCTAVWVTRASFEPAMIAVFIAPKRYTHDVIKRAGHFCLNIIGEHHKELARTFGFKSSAEVDKFAGVIVDKAKTGAPLIKEACAYIDCELAAEFPAGDHTCFVGKVVAADRNTFEKPLAYSNEDFFPKASEAQGPG, from the coding sequence ATGGTTGAGACTTCGCCTTTCGATTCGATATTCGAGCTTATGCAGTCGGGCGTGTATGTGGTGACGGCCGACGACGGAGAAAAGCGCGGCGGATGCACCGCGGTATGGGTGACCCGCGCCAGTTTCGAGCCGGCGATGATCGCGGTCTTCATCGCTCCCAAGCGCTATACGCACGACGTGATCAAGCGCGCGGGCCATTTCTGTCTGAACATTATCGGAGAACACCACAAAGAGCTTGCCCGCACGTTCGGATTCAAATCGTCCGCGGAAGTGGACAAATTCGCCGGCGTGATTGTGGACAAGGCCAAGACGGGCGCTCCTCTGATCAAGGAAGCGTGCGCGTACATAGATTGCGAGCTTGCGGCCGAGTTTCCGGCGGGCGACCACACGTGCTTCGTCGGCAAGGTGGTCGCGGCGGACCGCAACACCTTCGAGAAGCCGCTTGCCTATTCGAACGAGGATTTCTTCCCCAAGGCCAGCGAGGCGCAGGGCCCCGGCTAG